From Plasmodium brasilianum strain Bolivian I chromosome 7, whole genome shotgun sequence, the proteins below share one genomic window:
- a CDS encoding hypothetical protein (Plasmodium exported protein), translating into MIIFFIRAFIFSCLIWIFKYSDESNICDKTRNKELNRNNILNIKYSRLLSTEISASLEDKHKCLKEKIYDLKGKSTASFKKKPYALKQNNLFQEEDNESIYDDNTYQEELNYFMPRIKPQKLGASNVKHNLKKKSSTLKHYNNIQNNKNLHKSLKKLYSENDSSLDNISSSNKRNRIINEDKTGVSYKYNNKHPIIYGIFFIPIMTFGVLLFPVTLLIIWYFNNRKRQK; encoded by the exons atgatcatcttttttattagagcctttattttttcctgtcTAATATGGATATTCAAATATTCTGACGAG tcAAATATCTGCGATAAAACTCGGAACAAGGAATTGAACAGaaataacatattaaatattaaatatagcaGATTGTTAAGCACTGAAATAAGTGCATCGCTGGAAGATAAacataaatgtttaaaagaaaaaatatatgatttaaaaggaaaaagtactgcatcatttaaaaaaaaaccatATGCattaaagcaaaataacCTTTTTCAAGAAGAAGATAATGAATCAATATACGATGATAATACGTATCAAGAAGaattgaattattttatgccACGTATAAAACCTCAAAAACTTGGAGCTTCTAACGTTAagcataatttaaaaaaaaaatcttctacattaaaacattataataatattcagAACAATAAAAACCTACACAaatctttaaaaaagttatactCAGAGAATGATTCATCTTTAGACAACATCAGCTCAAGTAATAAACGTAATCGTATTATTAATGAAGATAAAACTGGTGttagttataaatataataataaacatcCAATAATATATGGAATTTTCTTTATCCCTATTATGACTTTTGGAGTGCTGCTTTTTCCGGTAACTTTGCTTATTATTTGGTATTTTAATAACCGAAAACgccaaaaataa